Proteins found in one Panthera tigris isolate Pti1 chromosome B3, P.tigris_Pti1_mat1.1, whole genome shotgun sequence genomic segment:
- the TMEM251 gene encoding transmembrane protein 251 isoform X1 → MVAFSEMPKPPDYSELSDSLTLAVGTGRFSGPLHRAWRMMNFRQRMGWIGVGLYLLASAAAFYYVFEINETYNRLALEHIQQHPEEPLEGTTWTHSLKARLLSLPFWFWTIIFLIPYLQMFLFLYSCTRADPKTVGYCIIPICLAVICNRHQAFVKASNQISRLQLIDT, encoded by the exons ATGGTGGCTTTCTCTGAAATGCCAAAACCACCCGATTATTCAGAACTGAGTGACTCTTTAACGCTTGCCGTGGGAACAGGAAGATTTTCGGGACCATT gCACAGAGCATGGAGAATGATGAACTTCCGTCAGAGGATGGGATGGATTGGAGTGGGATTGTATTTGTTAGCGAGTGCAGCAGCATTTTACTATGTTTTTGAAATCAATGAGACTTACAACAGGCTGGCCTTGGAACACATTCAGCAGCACCCGGAAGAGCCCCTTGAAGGAACCACATGGACCCACTCCCTGAAAGCTCGGTTACTCTCCCTGCCGTTTTGGTTTTGGACGATTATTTTCCTGATCCCTTACTTACAGatgtttttgttcctttattcttGTACAAGAGCTGACCCCAAAACGGTGGGCTATTGTATTATCCCCATATGCTTGGCAGTTATTTGCAATCGCCACCAGGCATTCGTCAAGGCTTCCAATCAGATCAGCAGACTACAACTGATTGACACGTAA
- the TMEM251 gene encoding transmembrane protein 251 isoform X2, with protein sequence MMNFRQRMGWIGVGLYLLASAAAFYYVFEINETYNRLALEHIQQHPEEPLEGTTWTHSLKARLLSLPFWFWTIIFLIPYLQMFLFLYSCTRADPKTVGYCIIPICLAVICNRHQAFVKASNQISRLQLIDT encoded by the coding sequence ATGATGAACTTCCGTCAGAGGATGGGATGGATTGGAGTGGGATTGTATTTGTTAGCGAGTGCAGCAGCATTTTACTATGTTTTTGAAATCAATGAGACTTACAACAGGCTGGCCTTGGAACACATTCAGCAGCACCCGGAAGAGCCCCTTGAAGGAACCACATGGACCCACTCCCTGAAAGCTCGGTTACTCTCCCTGCCGTTTTGGTTTTGGACGATTATTTTCCTGATCCCTTACTTACAGatgtttttgttcctttattcttGTACAAGAGCTGACCCCAAAACGGTGGGCTATTGTATTATCCCCATATGCTTGGCAGTTATTTGCAATCGCCACCAGGCATTCGTCAAGGCTTCCAATCAGATCAGCAGACTACAACTGATTGACACGTAA
- the MOAP1 gene encoding modulator of apoptosis 1, giving the protein MTLRLLEDWCRGMDVNPRKALLIAGIPPTCTVAEIEEALRAGLAPLGEYSLLGRMFRRVENWNVALVGLTEETSHALVPKEIPGKGGVWRVIFKPPDPDNEFLSRLNEFLEGEGTTLGELTRALGYGNDRSDLDQDRIPEIQAPVLAQALDEALQPALQYLKYKKLRVFSGSDPPEPGEEEFESWLFHTTQMMKTWQVSDAEKRRRLLESLRGPAFDVIRVLKINNPSITVAECLRALEQVFGVIDNPRELQVRYLTTYQKDEEKLSAYVLRLEPLLQKLVERGAIEKDVVNQARLDQIFAGAIHRTLRRKLPVPKDGPAPGFLELLALIKDEEAAEEEEALLLMFPKCVID; this is encoded by the coding sequence ATGACGCTGAGACTTTTAGAAGACTGGTGCAGGGGGATGGATGTGAACCCTCGGAAGGCGCTGTTGATTGCCGGCATCCCCCCGACCTGCACTGTGGCGGAAATCGAGGAGGCTCTGCGGGCTGGTTTAGCGCCCTTGGGCGAGTACTCACTGCTGGGGAGGATGTTCCGGCGGGTGGAGAACTGGAATGTAGCCTTAGTAGGGCTAACCGAGGAGACTAGTCATGCTCTGGTCCCTAAGGAGATCCCTGGAAAAGGGGGTGTCTGGAGAGTGATCTTTAAGCCTCCGGACCCGGATAATGAATTTTTAAGCAGATTAAACGAATTCTTAGAGGGAGAGGGTACAACACTGGGTGAGTTGACCAGAGCTCTTGGATATGGAAACGACCGTTCCGACCTAGACCAGGACAGGATCCCAGAAATACAGGCCCCTGTGTTGGCACAGGCATTAGATGAGGCTCTTCAGCCTGCCCTGCAATACCTGAAATACAAAAAGCTGAGAGTGTTCTCAGGCAGCGATCCTCCAGAACCAGGAGAAGAAGAATTTGAATCTTGGCTGTTTCATACCACTCAGATGATGAAGACATGGCAGGTGTCAGATGCAGAGAAAAGAAGGCGATTGCTAGAGAGCCTTAGAGGCCCAGCATTTGATGTTATTCGAGTCCTTAAGATAAACAATCCTTCCATTACAGTCGCTGAATGCCTGCGGGCCCTTGAGCAGGTTTTTGGGGTTATCGACAATCCTAGGGAATTGCAGGTCAGATATCTGACCACTTATCAGAAGGATGAAGAAAAACTGTCCGCTTACGTGTTAAGGTTGGAGCCTTTATTACAGAAGCTGGTAGAGAGAGGAGCAATCGAGAAAGATGTTGTGAATCAGGCCCGCCTAGACCAAATCTTTGCCGGAGCAATCCACAGAACGCTTCGCAGGAAGCTTCCCGTGCCAAAGGACGGCCCCGCCCCTGGCTTTTTGGAATTACTGGCACTGATAAAGGATGAAGAGGcagctgaggaggaggaggccctTCTGTTAATGTTTCCTAAGTGTGTCATAGACTAG